A stretch of DNA from Mycolicibacterium celeriflavum:
AGATCGGGCACTCGCACCGTCGGGTGGTGTTGCTGATCTATCTGTGGGTGGGCATCGTCGCGCTCGGCGCCGCCAGCACGATTTTCTTCGACCCGCGCTACAGCGGGGCGGTCATGCTGGGGGCGATTCTGGTCGCCGTCGTCGCGACGCTGATCCCCCTTCTGGGCCGCCGAAACGGCGAGTTCGAGGAAATGTACGACGAAAAGTAGTAGACCCCCTTTTATGCCTCCCACCATGTGTTAGGGTGCAATCAGAACCCGAAAAAACCTCGCGGGTTGCCGGCCTCCGAGTCGTCGGTGCAGAACCGATCGACACGGAACAACGACCGACAAAGGGAGCTGCCCCGTGGGTGATTCTGGCGAGCCAACCGCCCTCCGATACGCTCAGGGCGCCACGCACGCACATCATCGGGGCAGCCACCGTGACCGCGGATTGAGGTGAAGTAGTGACGACGCCAGCGCAAGACGCGCCGTTGGTGTTCCCCTCCGTTGCCTTTCGGCCATTGCGCCTGCTTGCGATCTGCGCGGTGTTCGCCGGACTGGTGACTGCAGCCGCCGCTCTGCTCGGCCATCCCATGATCGGCGTGTTCTTCGGCATCGGGCTCGGATTGGGTTTGCTCAACGCCGTTCTGGTGCAGCGCTCGGTGGATTCGATCACCGCAGAGGCGCACCCGCTCAAGCGCAAGATGGCGCTGAACTCCGCCACCCGGCTGCTGATCATGACGGTAGTCGGGTTGACCATCGCGTTCGTCTTCCGGCCGCAGGGCTTGGGCGTGGTGTTTGGGATGGCGCTCTTCCAGGTATTGCTTGTTGTTTCCACCGCGCTGCCTGTGATGAAGAAGCTCAAGGAAGGCCCAGCTGATGAGATCGAAGGGGCGCAGCAATGACGGGACTTGATGTCGTCGGCCAAGCGGGACAAACCACGATCCTCGCCGCCGAATCCGGCATCCAGGTCGGCCACCACACGGAGGCCCACTGGTTCGGGCTGACGGTGAACACCGACACGGTGCTGGCGACGGCGATCGCGGCGGTGATCGTCCTCGGGCTGGCCTTCTACCTGCGCGCGAAGGTCACCTCGACCGGTGTGCCCAGCGGCGTGCAACTGTTCTGGGAAGCGATCACCGTTCAGACGCGCAACCAGGTCGAGGCCGCGATCGGGATGAAGATCGCGCCGTTCGTGCTGCCGCTGGCGGTGACGCTGTTCGTCTTCATTCTGGTGGCGAACTGGCTCTCGGTGTTCCCGTGGCAGTACACCGATTCCAGCGGCGCGATCCACGAGGTGCTCAAACCGCCGGCATCGGACATCAACTTCGTGCTCGCGCTCGCGTTGTTCGTATTCATCTGCTACCACGCGGCCGGCTTCTGGCGCCGCGGCCCGCTGGGCCACCCGTGGCGGGTGCTCAAGGGCCACGTCGCGATCCTTGCGCCCATCAACCTCGTCGAGGAGCTCGCGAAGCCGATCTCGTTGTCGCTGCGACTCTTCGGCAACATCTTCGCCGGCGGCATCCTGGTGGCGCTGATCGCATTGTTCCCGCCGTACATCATGTGGCTGCCGAACGCGATCTGGAAGAGCTTCGACCTGTTCGTCGGCGCGATCCAGGCGTTCATCTTCGCGCTGCTGACGATCTTGTACTTCAGCCAGTCGATGGAGCTCGATGAGCATCATGACTAGCCGCCCCACCCAGCAGGACCCACAGCCTGGTAGCGCAGCTACCAGTTATCAAGGAGGATAAGGAATGGATCCCACTATCGCTGCCGGCGCGCTCATCGGCGGTGGACTGATCATGGCCGGCGGCGCAATCGGCGCCGGTATCGGTGACGGCATCGCGGGTAACGCGCTGATCGCCGGCATCGCTCGCCAGCCCGAAGCTCAAGGCCGACTGTTCACTCCGTTCTTCATCACGGTGGGTCTGGTCGAGGCGGCGTACTTCATCAACCTGGCGTTCATGGCGCTGTTCGTGTTCGCCACGCCGGTCGGGGGTTAATGCCGGCCATGGCTGACTCGAACGTCGTTCTGTTGGCGGCAGAGGGAGGCGGACAGAGCAACTTCCTCATCCCCAACGGCACCTTCTTCTTCGTGCTGCTCATCTTCCTGATCGTGCTCGGCGTGATCGCGAAGTGGGTTGTGCCACCGATCTCCAAGGTGCTGCGCGAGCGCGAAGCCATGGTGCAGAAGACGATTGAGGACAATCGGCGGGCAGCCCAACTGCGGGCTGCCGCCGAGGCCGACTACCGCGAGGTGATGGCGACCGCGCGCCGCGATGCGACGAACGTTCGCGAGGAAGCCCGCGCCGAGGGACGCAAGATCGTCGACGAGGCGCGAACCCGTGCCAACGCGGAAGTATCGGGTCTGCTCCAGCAGGCCAACGAGGAACTCACAAGACAGTCCCTGGCGGTGACGACCGACCTCCAAGCATCGGTCGAAACCCTGGCGGCGAACCTGGCGAGCCGCGTGCTCGGCGTCGACGTGACGACTCGTACTGTGCCGGTCTCGACGAGTCAGGGGCGGTAGTCGCATGTCGACATTCATCGGACAGCTGATCGGTTTCGCGGTCATCGTGTTCCTGGTGTGGCGGTTCGTCGTGCCGCTGGTGCGGCGCATGATGACCAACCAGAAGGACACCGTTCGTCGGCAACTCGAGGAGCATGCCGAGGCCGAGAAGAAGGTTGCCGACGCCGACACGGAGCACGCAAGAGCGTTGGAAGAGGCCAAAGCCGAAGCGGCGGCGGTGATCGAAGAGGCCCGCCATGATGCCGAACGGATCGCAGAACAGCTTCGGGCCCAGGCCGACCTGGAGTTGGAGCGGATCAAAATCCAGGGAGCGCAACAGGTTCAACTGCTGCGCCAGCAGCTTGTACGCGAGCTACGGCAGGGCCTCGGTACGGAATCGGTGCAGCGGGCCGGCGACATCGTGCGCGACTTCGTGTCCGACCCTTCCGAGCTGTCGGCGACCGTTGACCGCTTCCTCGCCGATCTCGACGAAATGGCCCCGTCGACGACGACGTTCTCAGATGCTGCCACTGCGAAACTCCGTGCTGCCAGCCGTGAGTCGCTGTCCCAGGTGGTCGAACGGTTCGACGGAGTCGTTTCCGGTCTCGACGCCGACGCGCTGACGAAGTTGGCGAACGATCTGGCGTCCTGCGCGAAGCTGTTGCGTCGCGAGGCCGTACTCGCTCGGCATCTTGCTGACCCGTCGAGCGATGCCAGCCCCAAAGTTCAGGTCATCGAGCGTTTGCTCTCCGGAAAAGTTTCCGACTCCGCGTTGGAAATCCTCAAAACCGCTGTGTCGCAGCGCTGGTCGTCGACGGGCGATCTGATCCACGGCCTCCAGCACGCCGCCAGGTTGGCGTTGCTGGTGCGCGCTGAGACAGACGGTCAGATCGAGGATGTGGAAGATCAGCTGTTCAGGTTCAGTCGCATCCTCGATTCAGAGCCGCGTCTGATAACACTGCTCAGCGAGTACACCGCACCCCTGGATGGCCGAATCGGCTTGTTGAACAACGTGCTCGGGCGCCAAGCGAACAAGAACACCGCGGATCTGCTTCGCCAGACGCTCGACCTGCTGCACGGCGATCGCGCCGACGAGGCCGTTCGCGAACTGGCGAATCTGGCCGTTTCACGCCGCGGCGAAATCGTCGCGCACGTTCGTGCGGCCGCTGAGCTCAGCGATGCCCAGAGTGATCGGCTCACCGAACTGCTCACCCGTATCTATGACCGTCCCGTGTCGCTTCAGCTGGCCGTGGATCCCGCGTTGCTCGGCGGCTTGACCATCGCCGTGGGCGACGAGGTGATCGACGGTTCGCTGGCGTCGAAGCTGGCGGCGGCCGAGACGCACCTACCCGACTGACCTGACGACACCCAAAGACCGACACACGAAGTAGGAAGACAGAACACCATGGCAGAGTTGACGATCTCGGCGGATGAGATCCAGGGCGCGATCGAGGAGTATGTCGCCGGCTTCGAGGCGGACACCGAGCGGGAAGAGATCGGCACCGTCATCGACGCAGGCGACGGTATCGCCCACGTCGAGGGTCTCCCGTCGGTCATGACTCAGGAGCTGTTGGAGTTCCCCGGCGGTGTCCTCGGCGTCGCGCTGAACCTCGACGAGCACAGCATCGGTGCGGTCATCCTCGGCGACTTCGAGAAAATCGA
This window harbors:
- the atpB gene encoding F0F1 ATP synthase subunit A, coding for MTGLDVVGQAGQTTILAAESGIQVGHHTEAHWFGLTVNTDTVLATAIAAVIVLGLAFYLRAKVTSTGVPSGVQLFWEAITVQTRNQVEAAIGMKIAPFVLPLAVTLFVFILVANWLSVFPWQYTDSSGAIHEVLKPPASDINFVLALALFVFICYHAAGFWRRGPLGHPWRVLKGHVAILAPINLVEELAKPISLSLRLFGNIFAGGILVALIALFPPYIMWLPNAIWKSFDLFVGAIQAFIFALLTILYFSQSMELDEHHD
- a CDS encoding ATP synthase subunit I, giving the protein MTTPAQDAPLVFPSVAFRPLRLLAICAVFAGLVTAAAALLGHPMIGVFFGIGLGLGLLNAVLVQRSVDSITAEAHPLKRKMALNSATRLLIMTVVGLTIAFVFRPQGLGVVFGMALFQVLLVVSTALPVMKKLKEGPADEIEGAQQ
- a CDS encoding F0F1 ATP synthase subunit B, with product MADSNVVLLAAEGGGQSNFLIPNGTFFFVLLIFLIVLGVIAKWVVPPISKVLREREAMVQKTIEDNRRAAQLRAAAEADYREVMATARRDATNVREEARAEGRKIVDEARTRANAEVSGLLQQANEELTRQSLAVTTDLQASVETLAANLASRVLGVDVTTRTVPVSTSQGR
- a CDS encoding F0F1 ATP synthase subunit B/delta, which translates into the protein MSTFIGQLIGFAVIVFLVWRFVVPLVRRMMTNQKDTVRRQLEEHAEAEKKVADADTEHARALEEAKAEAAAVIEEARHDAERIAEQLRAQADLELERIKIQGAQQVQLLRQQLVRELRQGLGTESVQRAGDIVRDFVSDPSELSATVDRFLADLDEMAPSTTTFSDAATAKLRAASRESLSQVVERFDGVVSGLDADALTKLANDLASCAKLLRREAVLARHLADPSSDASPKVQVIERLLSGKVSDSALEILKTAVSQRWSSTGDLIHGLQHAARLALLVRAETDGQIEDVEDQLFRFSRILDSEPRLITLLSEYTAPLDGRIGLLNNVLGRQANKNTADLLRQTLDLLHGDRADEAVRELANLAVSRRGEIVAHVRAAAELSDAQSDRLTELLTRIYDRPVSLQLAVDPALLGGLTIAVGDEVIDGSLASKLAAAETHLPD
- a CDS encoding F0F1 ATP synthase subunit C codes for the protein MDPTIAAGALIGGGLIMAGGAIGAGIGDGIAGNALIAGIARQPEAQGRLFTPFFITVGLVEAAYFINLAFMALFVFATPVGG